The Marivivens sp. LCG002 genome contains a region encoding:
- the cobS gene encoding adenosylcobinamide-GDP ribazoletransferase: MTTNDIEQPLAKISDISASLGLLSRLPIPVNFAEAKARGAGAAWAFPIAGMMIAFVVALGAWALLHFGVPAQVAAAIALGVQIVITGAMHEDGLADAADGLWGGWEKERRLEIMKDSRIGAYGVLALGLSLLIRWSALSAIFSTNAVFAPLLAVAAVSRLPMLALMATLPNARGTGLSASVGQPSKDTLALGSVVTLVAAVVFAGWSFVPLFLFCAVATFACARIALAKIGGQTGDILGATQQVVEMTALVTLASWAV; this comes from the coding sequence CTCCCGATTCCGGTGAACTTTGCCGAAGCGAAAGCACGTGGCGCAGGTGCGGCTTGGGCCTTTCCGATAGCGGGCATGATGATTGCGTTTGTTGTGGCCTTGGGCGCTTGGGCGCTGCTGCACTTCGGCGTGCCTGCACAGGTCGCCGCTGCCATCGCTCTCGGGGTTCAAATCGTCATCACAGGAGCCATGCACGAAGACGGGCTTGCCGATGCTGCGGACGGTCTTTGGGGCGGCTGGGAAAAGGAACGCCGTCTGGAAATCATGAAGGACAGCCGCATCGGTGCTTATGGCGTTCTTGCACTCGGACTGTCTTTGCTGATCCGGTGGAGCGCCTTGTCGGCGATCTTTTCCACGAATGCCGTGTTTGCGCCGCTTCTGGCGGTCGCGGCAGTCAGCAGGCTCCCGATGCTGGCCTTGATGGCGACGCTCCCCAACGCACGCGGAACGGGGCTGAGCGCTTCGGTCGGCCAACCGTCCAAGGACACGCTCGCACTCGGCTCCGTGGTCACGCTTGTAGCGGCAGTGGTGTTCGCAGGCTGGTCCTTTGTGCCGCTCTTTCTCTTTTGTGCTGTGGCGACGTTTGCCTGCGCGCGAATTGCATTGGCAAAGATCGGTGGCCAGACGGGGGATATCCTCGGTGCGACACAACAAGTCGTCGAAATGACCGCCCTCGTCACTCTGGCAAGTTGGGCGGTCTAA